The Methanothrix sp. genome includes a window with the following:
- the moaC gene encoding cyclic pyranopterin monophosphate synthase MoaC encodes MMVRDNIVRDNTGMVDITDKPPVRRTATASGLIKLRRSTIEAIASGMVSKGDVLTTARISAISAVKETPRLIPMCHNIPITGVDAEITLEDSAVRVRVKVTSVGRTGVEMEALTGASVALLTVWDMVKSLEKDEHGCYPDTSIEYIRVEEKIKEDS; translated from the coding sequence ATGATGGTAAGAGACAACATCGTAAGGGACAACACCGGTATGGTCGATATCACTGACAAGCCTCCTGTCAGGAGAACCGCAACTGCATCCGGCCTGATAAAGCTCAGACGCAGCACCATCGAGGCGATTGCGTCCGGGATGGTCAGCAAGGGAGATGTCCTGACGACCGCCAGGATTTCCGCGATAAGTGCTGTGAAGGAGACCCCGCGCCTTATACCGATGTGTCATAACATCCCGATCACAGGGGTCGATGCTGAGATCACCTTGGAGGATTCAGCTGTTCGCGTCAGGGTGAAGGTGACATCTGTCGGCAGGACGGGAGTCGAGATGGAGGCTCTCACAGGCGCATCTGTGGCCCTTCTGACAGTATGGGACATGGTCAAATCCCTGGAGAAGGATGAGCATGGATGCTATCCAGATACATCGATCGAATACATACGCGTCGAGGAGAAGATAAAAGAGGATTCCTAA
- a CDS encoding molybdopterin dinucleotide binding domain-containing protein: MAVMISGRTLAQGAGCEDKMSPLYINEVSCCYLSEEDYRALGLSDGMNLLLTSPHGSAVLRAGVDRGLPQGMVFIPMGPWANMLTGTDTKGCGMPGFKGVEVEVTPTDEKVLDIRELMLRGR, translated from the coding sequence ATGGCTGTCATGATCTCCGGAAGGACCCTCGCGCAGGGAGCTGGCTGCGAGGATAAGATGTCTCCACTGTACATCAACGAGGTCTCATGCTGTTATCTCTCTGAGGAGGACTACAGGGCGCTGGGGCTCTCAGATGGTATGAATCTGCTTCTGACCAGCCCACATGGAAGTGCGGTGCTGAGGGCTGGTGTGGACAGGGGACTGCCACAGGGCATGGTTTTCATACCCATGGGGCCGTGGGCGAACATGCTGACAGGCACAGATACAAAGGGCTGCGGGATGCCCGGATTCAAGGGTGTGGAGGTGGAGGTCACACCCACAGATGAGAAGGTGTTGGATATCCGCGAACTGATGTTGAGAGGTCGATGA
- a CDS encoding formylmethanofuran dehydrogenase subunit B — protein MRLQIEDVLCTFCGCLCDDIKVEVNEGRIERVRGACRLGSSKIMGHNRIKSPMIRVNGTLKETSYEDAYRKAAEILVSAKHPLLYGWASTTCEALKKGIILAEEIGGVVDTTATVCHGPSIIGIEEKGLVGSTLGQIKNRADLIVFWGCNPSEAHPRHTLRYSSNASGRFIPEGRKDRKVLVIDVRETRTARNADRFLRIQPGTDYEIISALRMIIGGKAESLPEDVAGVSKKELIEIAEMMKSAKFGAIFFGLGLTHSRGRYKNVDNALSLVSELNSHTKFVIMAMRGHYNVTGAGQVLAWSSGYPMAVDYARGAPYYNPGETSCCDLLSRRDVDAALIIASDPASNLPRGCVEALAEMPVIQIDPFENPTTLFADVVIPSAIAGIEVEGTAYRMDGLSLRLRKLVDAEYPGDVEILQAILDNVRRLRDDN, from the coding sequence ATGAGATTGCAGATCGAAGATGTGCTCTGCACCTTCTGCGGCTGCCTCTGTGATGATATAAAGGTCGAGGTGAATGAAGGCAGGATAGAAAGGGTCCGTGGGGCGTGCAGGCTGGGATCCTCGAAGATCATGGGTCACAACAGGATAAAATCGCCCATGATACGCGTGAATGGAACTCTGAAGGAGACGAGCTACGAGGATGCTTACAGAAAGGCGGCCGAGATTCTTGTCAGCGCGAAGCACCCCCTCCTCTATGGCTGGGCCTCTACGACATGTGAGGCTCTTAAGAAGGGGATCATCCTCGCGGAGGAGATCGGCGGGGTTGTCGATACCACAGCGACCGTGTGCCACGGCCCATCCATCATAGGCATAGAGGAGAAGGGGCTCGTCGGCTCCACCCTCGGGCAGATAAAGAACCGCGCAGACCTCATAGTCTTCTGGGGGTGCAACCCATCAGAGGCCCATCCGAGACACACGCTCAGATACTCGTCCAATGCATCCGGCAGATTCATCCCTGAGGGGAGGAAGGACAGAAAGGTTCTGGTCATCGATGTGAGGGAGACGAGAACCGCCAGGAACGCTGACAGATTTCTGAGAATCCAGCCGGGGACGGACTACGAGATAATATCCGCGCTGCGCATGATCATCGGAGGAAAGGCAGAGTCTCTGCCGGAGGATGTAGCGGGCGTCTCCAAAAAAGAACTCATCGAGATCGCGGAGATGATGAAGAGCGCGAAGTTCGGCGCGATATTCTTCGGTCTTGGGTTGACACACAGCAGGGGCAGGTACAAGAACGTCGACAATGCTCTTTCCCTGGTGTCGGAGCTCAACAGCCACACGAAGTTCGTGATAATGGCTATGAGGGGGCACTACAACGTCACCGGCGCAGGACAGGTACTGGCGTGGTCCTCCGGGTATCCGATGGCTGTTGATTACGCCCGTGGTGCGCCATACTACAATCCCGGAGAGACATCGTGCTGCGATCTCCTGAGCAGGCGTGATGTCGATGCAGCCCTGATCATAGCCTCAGATCCGGCATCGAACCTGCCCAGGGGCTGCGTCGAGGCTCTCGCGGAGATGCCGGTGATACAGATAGATCCATTCGAGAATCCGACGACGCTGTTCGCGGATGTTGTGATACCAAGCGCGATCGCAGGCATCGAGGTCGAGGGGACTGCCTACAGGATGGATGGCCTCTCGCTCCGGCTGAGAAAGCTTGTTGATGCGGAATACCCGGGAGATGTGGAAATACTCCAGGCGATTCTCGATAATGTCAGGAGGCTCAGAGATGATAATTAA
- the thiL gene encoding thiamine-phosphate kinase, translated as MRFSDIGERSLIFRITGLLGGLEHDDCAVIELDGDCLVVTTDMLHRETDFPAQATPWQIGWMSAAVNLSDIAAMGAEPLGILIASGIPPETDVEIIDEIFRGIRDCVRAYGTEVLGGDTDAHRELTICGTALGRVSRERILRRRGARPGDLLCTTGSLGGAGAGLKALDIGRFDLARRLLEPRPRVREGIALARTGAVTAMMDNSDGLALSLHDLADAGGTGFMVEYWRIPLADEVREIAESDEEALEMVLSAGGDFELLFTVREDMIDDARKACELSVIGRAVEDGVWLERDGRRIPISRRGYEHGSRDVRSAPG; from the coding sequence ATGAGGTTCTCTGACATCGGGGAGCGCTCGCTGATATTCAGGATCACCGGGTTACTTGGCGGGCTGGAGCATGACGACTGTGCGGTCATCGAACTCGATGGCGATTGTCTTGTGGTGACAACGGACATGCTCCACAGAGAGACCGATTTCCCGGCCCAGGCAACACCGTGGCAGATCGGCTGGATGAGCGCTGCGGTCAACCTGAGCGACATCGCGGCGATGGGCGCCGAGCCTCTCGGAATTCTGATCGCATCTGGAATACCGCCCGAGACAGACGTTGAGATCATTGATGAGATCTTCAGGGGCATCAGGGACTGTGTGAGGGCATACGGCACAGAGGTGCTCGGCGGCGACACTGATGCACACCGGGAACTCACAATATGCGGCACCGCTCTCGGGAGGGTCTCCAGGGAGAGGATCCTGAGGAGAAGGGGCGCGCGACCTGGGGACCTGCTCTGCACCACCGGCTCTCTCGGCGGAGCCGGAGCTGGACTGAAAGCTCTTGATATCGGGAGGTTTGATCTTGCGCGCCGGCTTCTTGAGCCGCGCCCGAGGGTGAGGGAGGGGATAGCCCTAGCGAGGACAGGAGCCGTTACAGCGATGATGGACAACAGCGATGGGCTCGCGCTATCACTTCACGATCTCGCCGATGCTGGAGGTACGGGTTTCATGGTCGAGTACTGGCGCATACCCCTTGCAGACGAGGTCAGAGAGATCGCTGAGAGCGATGAGGAGGCACTGGAGATGGTTCTCAGCGCAGGAGGCGACTTCGAGCTACTCTTCACCGTAAGAGAGGATATGATCGATGATGCGAGGAAGGCCTGCGAGCTCAGTGTGATAGGTCGTGCTGTGGAAGATGGCGTCTGGCTCGAGAGGGATGGCCGCAGGATTCCCATATCCAGGAGGGGATACGAGCACGGCTCGCGGGATGTGAGATCCGCTCCTGGGTGA
- a CDS encoding formate--phosphoribosylaminoimidazolecarboxamide ligase family protein: MIDRSRIYEILDGYEMDDVRIGMIASHSALDVADGAVEEGFRTLAVCQEGRERTYVKYFRAERAPDGRIITGMIDEVVILKKFKDILDQQDMLLRKNVLFVPNRSFTSYCGIDSVEDEFEVPLVGSRNLLRSEERGDKMDYYWLLEKAGLPYPEQIEPDEIDCLVIVKLPHAVKTLERGFFTAASTEEYYEKSELLLRQGVIDSDGLELARIERYIIGPVFNLDFFYSPLRDRIELLGIDWRFETSLDGHVRLPAPQQLRLNEKQINPEYTVCGHNSATLRESLLEKAFDLAEKYVAATKEYYPPGIIGPFCLQTCVDKDLNFYIYDVAPRIGGGTNVHMAVGHPYGNALWRTSMSTGRRLAREVRLAIESDALRKIVT; this comes from the coding sequence TTGATCGATCGCAGCAGGATCTATGAGATTCTGGACGGATATGAGATGGATGATGTCAGAATAGGCATGATCGCATCTCATTCCGCCCTCGATGTCGCTGATGGCGCTGTGGAGGAGGGGTTCAGAACCCTGGCTGTCTGCCAGGAGGGACGGGAGAGGACCTATGTGAAGTACTTCCGGGCGGAACGGGCGCCGGATGGAAGGATAATCACAGGAATGATAGATGAAGTGGTGATCTTAAAGAAGTTCAAGGATATTCTCGACCAGCAGGATATGCTACTAAGAAAGAACGTCCTTTTTGTTCCCAACAGATCATTCACATCTTACTGTGGGATAGATTCAGTGGAGGACGAGTTTGAAGTCCCACTTGTGGGCAGCAGGAATCTCCTGAGATCGGAGGAGCGGGGCGACAAGATGGACTACTACTGGCTGCTGGAGAAGGCGGGTCTGCCCTACCCGGAGCAGATAGAGCCGGATGAGATCGACTGTCTTGTCATAGTAAAACTGCCACATGCCGTCAAAACGCTTGAGAGGGGTTTCTTCACAGCAGCATCCACAGAGGAGTACTATGAGAAGTCAGAGCTTCTTCTCCGCCAAGGGGTCATAGACAGCGATGGTCTCGAGCTCGCTAGGATAGAGAGGTACATAATAGGCCCCGTATTCAACCTGGACTTCTTCTACTCGCCTCTCAGGGATCGCATCGAGCTTCTCGGGATCGACTGGAGGTTTGAGACGAGCCTTGACGGGCATGTGAGGCTTCCGGCGCCGCAGCAGCTTCGGCTGAATGAGAAGCAGATAAACCCTGAGTACACGGTCTGCGGCCACAACTCCGCGACGCTGAGAGAGTCTTTACTGGAGAAGGCGTTTGATCTCGCCGAGAAATATGTCGCAGCGACCAAGGAGTACTATCCTCCGGGGATAATCGGCCCGTTCTGCCTGCAGACGTGCGTGGACAAGGACCTGAACTTCTACATCTACGATGTCGCGCCCCGTATAGGTGGAGGGACAAACGTACATATGGCTGTGGGCCATCCGTACGGAAATGCGCTCTGGCGGACAAGCATGTCCACAGGGAGGAGGCTGGCCAGAGAGGTGAGGCTTGCGATAGAGAGTGATGCGCTCAGGAAGATTGTGACCTGA
- a CDS encoding formylmethanofuran dehydrogenase subunit C translates to MRTITIKLPDHRGVPVEAERISPDVLAGLSIKEISEIEVWQGNRRLHLSDIFLISGDPDPDKPENTRIVLEGDLSKVKRIGESMSAGVVEIIGDAGMHAGNSMRGGTLEIKGDAGDWLGREMRGGRIVVEGNAGNYAGAGYRGERCGMRGGEIIIKGNAGAFLGEHLCGGTIEVMGDAGDFPGCANQGGIIRIHGHAHLPGAEMVKGSITAGSARVLPSFACEGIVELGGLTYKKYVGDLVENGKGELYVASGQIGK, encoded by the coding sequence ATGCGCACCATCACCATAAAACTTCCAGATCACCGCGGCGTTCCGGTGGAGGCGGAGAGGATATCTCCGGATGTTCTTGCGGGTCTCAGCATCAAGGAAATATCTGAGATCGAGGTATGGCAGGGCAACAGGAGACTGCATCTCTCGGATATCTTTTTGATATCAGGCGATCCTGATCCGGATAAGCCAGAGAACACGAGAATCGTTCTCGAGGGCGATCTCTCAAAGGTCAAGCGCATTGGTGAGAGCATGTCCGCTGGCGTTGTGGAGATCATCGGAGATGCTGGAATGCACGCAGGAAACAGCATGCGAGGTGGCACACTGGAGATAAAAGGAGATGCCGGAGACTGGCTCGGCAGAGAGATGCGCGGCGGCAGGATCGTTGTCGAAGGGAACGCGGGCAACTACGCTGGCGCCGGCTACCGCGGTGAGCGGTGTGGCATGCGCGGCGGAGAGATAATTATAAAGGGGAATGCAGGTGCATTCCTTGGCGAGCATCTCTGTGGCGGGACGATCGAGGTCATGGGAGATGCCGGCGACTTCCCAGGATGCGCAAACCAGGGAGGTATCATCCGCATACATGGACACGCCCACCTCCCGGGGGCTGAAATGGTCAAGGGCAGCATAACCGCAGGGAGCGCGCGTGTGCTTCCCAGCTTCGCCTGCGAGGGGATCGTGGAGCTGGGTGGTTTGACTTACAAAAAATATGTTGGAGATCTGGTTGAAAATGGCAAAGGTGAGCTATACGTTGCCTCTGGCCAGATCGGTAAATAA
- a CDS encoding formylmethanofuran dehydrogenase subunit A, whose amino-acid sequence MIIKGGIVYDPANGIFGEEMDICIENGRIAEDAGGEVIDARGLLVMPGGVDAHSHIAGPKLNTGRIMRPDDSRMGTEPRTRVCRPSTGYTVPNCYAIGYRYARLGYTTAFEAATPIIEARHTHEELEEIPIVDKGALTLFGSNWTVMECVRENDLGRLAAYVAWGLRAARGYGVKIVNPGGGEAWGFGSNVKSVHDPVPHFDVTPAQIIRALAEVNERLRLPHSIHLHFNNLGRPGNYTTAIETLELLKDIKPSRMRQVVHVAHMQFSAYGGTGWKDFESKASVIADYFNQTDHATMDLGQIIFGPATTMTADAPLEYANARIGHQKWSNHDIELEESSGVVPWVYMRKMPVNAVQWAIGLELALLTRDPWKVVMTTDHPNGGPFVNYPEIISLLMSREKREEEMKTLHEVVRSRSTLPSIEREMDWSEIVIMTRAAPARILGLEDKGHLGTGADADISIYSIKPDEIDPSKDHAKVKAGMSRAKYTIKGGVVVVRDGEVVAAPQGRTYWVDAAVPESEMDRMLSALKEKFERYYSIRMSNYMVQDAYLSNPFVVRAGVQPLKEVI is encoded by the coding sequence ATGATAATTAAAGGGGGCATCGTCTACGATCCTGCCAACGGGATCTTCGGCGAGGAGATGGATATATGCATAGAGAACGGGCGGATAGCTGAGGACGCCGGCGGGGAGGTGATTGATGCCAGAGGTCTTCTGGTCATGCCTGGCGGCGTGGATGCGCACTCGCACATCGCAGGGCCGAAGCTGAACACTGGAAGGATAATGCGCCCCGACGACTCCAGGATGGGAACTGAGCCGAGGACGAGGGTCTGCAGGCCGTCGACGGGTTACACAGTGCCTAACTGCTATGCCATAGGCTACAGGTACGCCAGGCTCGGATACACCACCGCGTTCGAGGCCGCGACGCCGATAATAGAGGCCCGCCACACGCATGAGGAGCTGGAGGAGATCCCGATCGTTGACAAGGGCGCCCTCACGCTCTTCGGAAGCAACTGGACAGTGATGGAGTGCGTGCGCGAGAACGATCTGGGAAGACTTGCTGCGTACGTCGCGTGGGGCTTGAGGGCCGCGCGCGGATACGGCGTTAAGATCGTGAATCCTGGCGGCGGCGAGGCCTGGGGCTTCGGCTCGAACGTGAAGAGCGTGCATGACCCGGTGCCGCACTTTGATGTGACCCCCGCGCAGATAATAAGAGCGCTTGCAGAGGTCAACGAGCGCCTCAGGCTTCCGCACTCGATACATCTGCACTTCAACAACCTGGGGAGACCGGGGAACTACACCACAGCCATCGAGACCCTGGAGCTGCTGAAGGACATAAAGCCAAGCAGGATGCGGCAGGTTGTGCACGTCGCGCACATGCAGTTCTCCGCGTACGGAGGCACAGGCTGGAAGGACTTCGAGTCAAAGGCATCTGTGATAGCGGATTACTTCAACCAGACAGATCATGCGACGATGGATCTCGGCCAGATAATATTCGGTCCCGCCACAACCATGACAGCTGATGCGCCGCTGGAGTACGCGAACGCCAGGATCGGGCATCAGAAGTGGTCGAACCACGATATAGAGCTCGAGGAGTCCAGCGGTGTGGTGCCATGGGTCTACATGAGAAAGATGCCAGTCAACGCAGTCCAGTGGGCCATAGGGCTGGAGCTCGCGCTTCTCACCAGAGATCCGTGGAAGGTGGTCATGACAACAGACCACCCGAACGGAGGGCCGTTCGTCAACTATCCTGAGATAATATCGCTGCTGATGAGCAGAGAGAAGCGCGAGGAGGAGATGAAGACTCTGCATGAGGTGGTGAGATCGAGAAGCACACTGCCCTCAATCGAGAGGGAGATGGACTGGTCGGAGATCGTGATAATGACGAGAGCTGCACCTGCGCGAATTCTGGGCCTCGAGGACAAGGGGCATCTGGGCACCGGCGCTGATGCGGACATATCGATATACAGCATCAAACCTGATGAGATCGACCCATCGAAGGATCATGCAAAGGTGAAGGCCGGCATGTCCAGAGCAAAGTACACAATAAAAGGTGGCGTTGTTGTTGTCAGAGATGGAGAAGTGGTCGCAGCGCCCCAAGGAAGGACGTACTGGGTCGATGCCGCTGTTCCGGAGAGCGAGATGGACCGCATGCTATCGGCTCTCAAAGAGAAGTTCGAGAGGTATTACAGCATAAGAATGTCGAACTACATGGTGCAGGACGCTTATTTATCAAACCCGTTTGTGGTGAGAGCAGGAGTGCAGCCTCTGAAAGAGGTGATCTGA